From the genome of Malus sylvestris chromosome 6, drMalSylv7.2, whole genome shotgun sequence, one region includes:
- the LOC126626576 gene encoding uncharacterized protein LOC126626576: MSSSSSSGGFSATGPRRGGGRFGNGPRFSGQRGFSGAGNSGPPLCRRCNFRHHGECRRSSGACFTCGQTGHRAMYCPQNQQRPQQPVMPTSAPTQQNFNSGSYGQGGRGGAYHYQGDAAPYAPGQYHYSQDPYFQSGYSQDQGGYTSYPSMPASGSQWYQGGQPQQSGVAASSTGSFRPPAQAGQGRTHQGRGNQSGRGRGGRQPAQGRVNHISLQDAQNHPDLIMGGTFNEDEHIQGRQGGYDPATYQF; encoded by the exons aTGAGTTCGAGTTCTTCCAGTGGTGGATTTAGTGCCACAGGTCCGAGGAGAGGAGGTGGTAGATTTGGTAATGGACCTAGATTTTCTGGTCAGAGAGGCTTTAGTGGTGCTGGTAATTCGGGTCCTCCGTTATGTCGCCGTTGTAATTTCcgacatcatggggaatgtaggAGAAGCAGTGGTGCATGCTTTACATGTGGTCAGACAGGACATAGAGCTATGTATTGTCCCCAGAATCAGCAGAGGCCCCAGCAGCCTGTTATGCCAACATCAGCACCGACTCAACAGAACTTTAATTCAGGCAGTTATGGCCAGGgtggtcgtggtggtgcttatcACTATCAGGGTGATGCTGCTCCTTATGCTCCGGGACAGTATCACTATTCCCAGGATCCTTATTTTCAGAGTGGATATTCTCAGGATCAGGGAGGTTATACTTCATATCCGTCTATGCCAGCTAGCGGATCTCAGTGGTATCAGGGGGGTCAGCCCCAACAGAGCGGAGTTGCTGCTAGTAGTACAGGGTCGTTTAGGCCGCCTGCCCAGGCAGGTCAAGGACGTACTCACCAGGGACGAGGTAACCAGAGTGGCAGAGGTCGTGGAGGACGACAGCCAGCTCAGGGACGTGTTAACCACATCTcgctgcaagatgctcagaaccatccagacttgattatgg gtggaacttttaacgaggacgagcacatccaggggcgtcaagggggttacgacccggcgacatacca gttctag